GATGGGTGCGTTCTCTGCGCGTGTTCTTCTGTTGCCCTTTTGTTCTCATGCGATCCGATTCGAGTAAAGAACTTTTTAAGAACATTTGTGAACGGATGAGAACGTGGCGCGGGAACGCCCCTGCCCGGCGCGCGGAACCGCGCACCGGGATCATTTGAAAATGTCGCGATTTCAGTAGGTTGCCGACCGCGCGGCGCGGGGTCAGCCGACGCTGATCAGCCGGATCGCCTCGTCCTGCCGCATCAGCCAGAGCAGCAGCCGCGCCGCCTTGCCGCGATCGCTGGCAAGGTCCGGATCCTCGGCCAAAAGCCGCCGCGCGTCGCTCTGCGCCATGGCCATGAGACCGGCCTGGCTCTCGAGATCGGCGACCTTGAACCGTGGCAGGCCCGATTGCGCGGTGCCGATGAGATCGCCCGCGCCGCGCATCTGCAGGTCCACCTCGGAGATGCGGAAGCCGTCCTCGGTCTCGCGCAGGGTGGTCAGGCGCTTCATCCCGGTCTCGCCGAGCGGCGGCTGGTACATGAGCAGGCAGGTCGAGTCGGCCTCGCCGCGCCCGACACGGCCGCGCAGCTGGTGCAGCTGCGCGAGGCCGAAGATCTCGGCCCGCTCGATCACCATGATCGAGGCGTTGGGCACGTTCACCCCGACCTCGATCACCGTGGTGGCGACCAGCACCTTGGTCTCGCCCGAGACGAAGCGCGCCATGGCGGCATCCTTCTCGGCGGGCGGCAGCTGGCCATGCACCAGCCCCACCACGCCCTCGCCCAGCTCGGCGCGCAGGCGCTTGAAGCGCTCCTCGGCGGCGGTGAGGTCCGAGACCTCGCTCTCCTCGACCAGCGGGCAGACCCAGTAGGCCTGCCGGCCCTCGGCGACGGCCTTGCGCAGGTGCTCCACCACCTCGCCCATGCGCTCGGTCGACAGAAGCGCGGTGCGCACGGGTTTGCGCCCCGGCGGCTTCTCGTCGAGCACCGAGACGTCCATGTCGCCGTATTGCGCCAGCGCGAGGCTGCGCGGAATGGGCGTCGCGGTCATCACCAGCACGTCCGCCGCGGCTCCCTTGCGCCCCAGCTCGAGCCGCTGGCGCACGCCGAAGCGGTGCTGCTCGTCGACGATGGCAAGGCGCAGGTCCGCGAACTGCACATCCTCCTGGAAGACCGCGTGGGTGCCGACGAGGATGTGGATCTTGCCCTCCGCCAGCGCCGCGAGCTTGGCCCGGCGCTCGGTGCCCTTGTCACGACCGGTGAGCAGTTCCACCACCACCCCGGCGCTCTCGGCCAGCGGC
The Salipiger sp. H15 DNA segment above includes these coding regions:
- the recG gene encoding ATP-dependent DNA helicase RecG, with product MSQRPEALWPLFSELKTLDGVGPKTAQAMEALDVAAPRDLLMTLPHSVIDRRPRASVQGADLPGTVTVEVQVLRHMKPAVKGRPYRIQVEDAETTFQLVFFHGRADYLTRVLPEGSRRLVSGKVEFFDGMAQMVHPDHILPPDEADTLPLFEPVYPLTAGVTQKLMARAVAGALARAPQLGEWIDGPLKEREGWPDWHAALEAAHAPDGMAALAPTAPARARLAYDELMAHQLTLGLARINRRRGKGHPTIGDGHLRRRVLAALPYRPTGAQLRAMDEIAEDMAAESRMNRLLQGDVGAGKTLVAFMALLVAVEAGGQGVMMAPTEILARQHMEGLQPLAESAGVVVELLTGRDKGTERRAKLAALAEGKIHILVGTHAVFQEDVQFADLRLAIVDEQHRFGVRQRLELGRKGAAADVLVMTATPIPRSLALAQYGDMDVSVLDEKPPGRKPVRTALLSTERMGEVVEHLRKAVAEGRQAYWVCPLVEESEVSDLTAAEERFKRLRAELGEGVVGLVHGQLPPAEKDAAMARFVSGETKVLVATTVIEVGVNVPNASIMVIERAEIFGLAQLHQLRGRVGRGEADSTCLLMYQPPLGETGMKRLTTLRETEDGFRISEVDLQMRGAGDLIGTAQSGLPRFKVADLESQAGLMAMAQSDARRLLAEDPDLASDRGKAARLLLWLMRQDEAIRLISVG